One segment of Candidatus Micropelagos thuwalensis DNA contains the following:
- a CDS encoding RNA methyltransferase has translation MRGYFGIGVEGISKPMNMGSLIRSGHAFGASFAFTVDANYKVREARSDTSKTPKNIPWYDWDNLEDMILPRHCQLVGVELVDEAIDLPSFTHPRCAAYVLGPERGTLSEAMLDKCDHIIRVPTHFCLNVQIAGAVVMYDRMQSFGKFEDRPVMPGGNPRRKRKAISPSE, from the coding sequence ATGCGTGGTTATTTTGGCATTGGTGTTGAAGGCATTTCTAAGCCTATGAACATGGGCAGTCTCATACGTTCAGGTCATGCATTTGGTGCCAGTTTTGCGTTTACGGTTGATGCCAATTACAAAGTTCGCGAAGCACGTTCAGACACATCCAAAACACCAAAAAATATCCCCTGGTATGACTGGGATAATCTTGAAGACATGATACTCCCAAGACATTGCCAGCTTGTCGGGGTTGAACTGGTGGACGAAGCAATCGACCTGCCGAGTTTCACGCATCCACGATGCGCGGCCTATGTGCTGGGCCCTGAGCGGGGCACATTGTCGGAAGCCATGCTTGATAAATGTGATCACATCATCCGCGTGCCAACGCATTTTTGTTTAAATGTTCAGATTGCGGGCGCGGTTGTGATGTATGACCGGATGCAGAGTTTTGGCAAATTTGAAGACCGTCCGGTTATGCCTGGGGGGAATCCGCGCCGCAAGCGTAAAGCCATCTCCCCATCCGAGTAA
- a CDS encoding sigma-70 family RNA polymerase sigma factor produces the protein MSELATLIEDIAAHKSKAAFKKLFEYFAPRLKGYLMRLGSSEAQAEELVQDVMLTVWRKAALFDRRKAAASTWLFTIARNRRIDILRREKYPELDPEDPALVPDEEVQPDDAVIMAERKAEVHSAMATLPEEQVELVKLAFYKGWSHSEISKETGLPLGTVKSRLRLSFTRLKEALDGKV, from the coding sequence ATGTCTGAGCTTGCTACTTTAATTGAAGACATTGCCGCGCATAAAAGCAAAGCTGCATTTAAAAAATTATTCGAATATTTTGCGCCACGACTTAAAGGTTATCTTATGCGCCTCGGTTCCTCCGAAGCCCAAGCGGAAGAACTCGTACAGGATGTGATGTTAACGGTCTGGCGCAAGGCTGCGCTTTTCGATCGCCGCAAGGCCGCCGCATCAACATGGCTGTTCACCATCGCGCGTAACCGGCGGATTGATATTTTAAGACGTGAGAAATATCCTGAACTGGACCCCGAAGATCCTGCTTTAGTGCCGGATGAAGAAGTGCAGCCTGATGATGCGGTCATTATGGCTGAGCGCAAGGCAGAAGTGCATTCCGCTATGGCGACACTGCCGGAAGAGCAAGTCGAGCTAGTGAAGCTAGCTTTCTATAAAGGTTGGTCGCATAGCGAAATTTCCAAAGAAACGGGACTACCCTTAGGCACGGTGAAGTCACGTTTACGCTTATCCTTCACGCGACTAAAAGAAGCGCTAGACGGGAAAGTCTGA
- a CDS encoding invasion associated locus B family protein produces the protein MSKNSATPYFMFHQMLQNLSRLALAIVMAVGSFTIWSVSNAALSQVYAATPEKIGTFRYWRVYQLGIGVNKVCYMLSEPVEKLPRNVRRGKIYFSIMHHPANGVRNEASVSVGYPFSAKSNPYARIGTDSFDFDSGVQMEADPSWAWLRNPAHHDRLIDMMKRGNQLVFKGTSARGTLTTDTYSLLGFSKALARLNQACPAP, from the coding sequence ATGTCAAAAAATTCAGCCACCCCTTATTTCATGTTCCACCAGATGCTTCAAAATTTAAGCCGTTTAGCTCTTGCCATTGTGATGGCTGTCGGGTCTTTCACGATTTGGAGTGTTTCAAACGCCGCCTTATCGCAAGTATACGCTGCCACACCCGAAAAAATCGGGACGTTTCGTTATTGGCGCGTCTATCAACTTGGCATTGGCGTGAATAAGGTTTGCTATATGCTTTCTGAACCCGTTGAGAAACTCCCTCGCAATGTGCGCCGCGGAAAAATTTATTTTTCTATCATGCATCATCCGGCAAATGGTGTCCGTAACGAGGCTTCAGTAAGTGTCGGATATCCTTTCTCTGCAAAAAGCAATCCCTATGCCCGCATCGGAACAGATAGCTTTGACTTTGATTCAGGTGTTCAGATGGAAGCCGATCCGTCTTGGGCGTGGCTTCGTAACCCCGCCCATCATGACCGCTTGATTGATATGATGAAACGCGGAAACCAGCTTGTCTTTAAAGGCACGTCAGCACGCGGAACATTGACGACGGATACCTACTCTCTGCTTGGTTTCTCAAAGGCACTGGCGCGGCTTAACCAAGCCTGCCCTGCTCCTTAG
- the rlmN gene encoding 23S rRNA (adenine(2503)-C(2))-methyltransferase RlmN, with protein sequence MSPLSAQPPTSLVGLNRTALKQVLANIGVADKEQNMRVRQIWSWLYVQGVQDIDKMTTLSGALRNKLAERHTLKRLYVSEKQVSEDGTRKYLFKLHDGHEIETVYIPETGRGTLCISSQVGCTLNCTFCHTGTMRLVRNLEPHEIVSQLVAVRDDLDDWQNNEAKRAVSNIVMMGMGEPLYNTDHVINALNVMSDGDGTALSKRRITLSTSGVVPEIARVGDATGVMLAISLHAVRDDLRNELVPLNKKYPIEELLDACRAYPGLSNARRITFEYVMLKDVNDSDADAHELVRLLSGIPAKINLIPFNPWPGSPYECSSRNRIMKFADIVNHAGYASPVRTPRGRDIMAACGQLKSASEKMSAADRKQAELAAQRLNRPVN encoded by the coding sequence ATGTCTCCCCTTTCCGCTCAACCCCCGACCTCATTGGTCGGGCTTAACCGCACCGCACTGAAGCAGGTACTCGCTAATATTGGGGTTGCGGACAAAGAGCAGAATATGCGTGTCCGCCAAATATGGAGTTGGCTTTATGTCCAAGGCGTACAAGACATTGACAAAATGACGACATTGTCGGGCGCGTTGCGCAATAAACTTGCCGAACGCCATACTCTTAAGCGACTTTACGTCAGCGAAAAGCAGGTTTCGGAAGACGGCACTCGGAAATATCTCTTTAAACTGCATGACGGGCATGAAATTGAAACCGTCTATATCCCGGAGACTGGTCGCGGCACATTATGCATTTCCAGCCAAGTCGGTTGCACCTTAAACTGCACTTTCTGTCATACCGGCACGATGCGTCTTGTGAGGAATCTTGAGCCACATGAAATCGTCAGTCAGCTTGTCGCTGTGCGTGACGATCTTGACGACTGGCAGAATAATGAGGCCAAACGCGCTGTCAGTAACATTGTGATGATGGGTATGGGCGAGCCGCTTTATAATACCGATCATGTGATTAATGCGCTCAATGTTATGAGCGACGGTGATGGCACGGCACTCTCAAAGCGCCGCATCACGCTGTCCACATCTGGCGTCGTGCCTGAGATTGCGCGCGTTGGCGACGCGACGGGTGTCATGCTGGCTATTTCTCTCCACGCTGTACGTGATGATTTACGCAACGAACTTGTTCCATTAAACAAAAAATATCCGATTGAAGAATTGCTGGATGCCTGTCGTGCCTATCCGGGTCTGTCCAATGCACGGCGCATCACATTTGAATATGTCATGTTGAAAGACGTGAATGACAGCGACGCAGATGCACATGAGCTTGTGCGACTTCTGTCAGGCATTCCAGCAAAAATTAATCTCATCCCGTTCAACCCGTGGCCCGGCTCACCTTATGAATGTTCGAGCCGGAATCGGATTATGAAATTTGCCGATATTGTTAATCATGCAGGTTATGCTAGCCCCGTGCGGACACCGCGCGGGCGAGATATTATGGCAGCTTGCGGCCAGTTGAAATCTGCCAGTGAAAAAATGTCGGCGGCAGACCGCAAGCAAGCTGAGCTTGCCGCCCAGCGTCTGAACCGACCGGTAAATTAG
- a CDS encoding alpha/beta hydrolase — MEVDEINVGGDRLALRIFRPRDNRLNGAAVVLAHGLSCTMDSRLFAFAEKFAEAGLTAITFDYRNFGFSGGRLRQYINVPNQMEDWHHVLGYARGLPNIDPDRIVLWSTSFGGGLATHVANDDGNIRAVVAQCPMMDNPKTIKLGMSQRSPAQNNRLKRLAMTAALMNLVGLRGPCLPVTDPSRMSIIPSDESVKFHEVGGPMWINKVAVLSFAKGETHTNNPIQIAGEFNTPIMLQICKKDETVDNSGTEAFADIAGECVTKKYYDCGHFDLYLEPLFKNASSDAAEFFIGNL, encoded by the coding sequence ATGGAAGTAGATGAGATTAATGTCGGCGGGGACAGGCTCGCACTCAGGATTTTCAGACCCCGCGATAATCGTCTGAATGGTGCGGCAGTTGTTCTTGCACATGGATTATCCTGCACTATGGATAGCCGCCTTTTTGCTTTTGCAGAGAAATTCGCTGAAGCGGGTCTCACCGCCATTACATTTGATTATCGCAATTTCGGTTTTAGCGGCGGACGTTTGCGACAATATATCAATGTCCCTAATCAGATGGAGGATTGGCATCACGTGCTAGGCTATGCCAGAGGTCTCCCCAATATTGACCCGGATCGTATTGTGCTTTGGAGCACATCTTTTGGCGGGGGGCTGGCAACGCATGTCGCGAATGATGACGGGAATATTCGCGCTGTCGTCGCACAATGTCCGATGATGGATAATCCAAAAACAATCAAGCTGGGCATGTCACAACGCAGTCCGGCACAGAATAACAGATTAAAACGCCTTGCCATGACAGCAGCACTCATGAATCTCGTCGGTCTGCGTGGCCCGTGCCTGCCTGTGACTGATCCCAGCCGCATGTCGATTATTCCTAGCGACGAGTCAGTGAAATTTCATGAAGTTGGCGGCCCAATGTGGATTAACAAAGTTGCTGTGCTGAGCTTTGCCAAAGGGGAAACACATACTAATAACCCAATACAAATTGCCGGAGAATTTAATACTCCTATAATGTTGCAAATCTGCAAGAAGGATGAAACAGTTGATAATTCAGGGACAGAGGCATTTGCTGACATTGCGGGTGAATGTGTGACCAAGAAATACTATGACTGTGGTCATTTTGACTTATATTTGGAACCACTATTCAAGAATGCCTCTTCAGATGCAGCAGAGTTTTTTATAGGGAATCTATAA
- a CDS encoding argininosuccinate synthase, whose protein sequence is MLSDQIKKIVLAYSGGLDTSIILKWLQETYDCEVVTFTADLGQGEELEPARQKAEILGIKEIFIEDLREEFVRDYVFPMFRANAIYEGIYLLGTSIARPLISKRQVEIAAATGADAVCHGATGKGNDQVRFELSYYALNPDIKVVAPWREWDLNSREKLIAYAEQNQIPVPTDKRGEAPFSVDANLLHTSSEGKVLEDPAMPCPDYVYQRTIAPEDAPDIPTEITIGFKAGDAVSINGEYMSPATLLEKLNVLGGANGIGRLDLVENRFVGMKSRGVYETPGGTILLAAHRGIESITLDRGAAHLKDDLMPRYAELIYNGFWFSPEREMLQAAIDASQTHVTGEVTLKLYKGSVDVITRQSPYSLYSEAHVTFEEDAVYDQKDAEGFIRLNALRLKLLARRNG, encoded by the coding sequence ATGCTCTCTGATCAAATAAAAAAAATTGTGCTGGCTTATTCCGGCGGGCTGGATACGTCCATCATCCTGAAATGGTTGCAGGAGACCTATGACTGTGAAGTTGTCACCTTCACAGCAGATTTAGGACAGGGCGAGGAGCTTGAACCAGCACGGCAAAAAGCCGAAATTCTGGGCATTAAAGAGATTTTTATCGAAGATTTGCGCGAAGAATTCGTGCGTGATTATGTGTTTCCCATGTTCCGCGCCAATGCGATTTATGAAGGCATATATCTGCTCGGCACATCTATTGCGCGGCCGCTTATTTCAAAAAGGCAGGTGGAAATCGCCGCCGCAACCGGCGCGGATGCCGTCTGTCACGGGGCGACAGGCAAGGGCAATGATCAAGTCAGATTTGAGCTTTCCTATTATGCCCTAAATCCCGACATTAAAGTTGTCGCGCCGTGGCGGGAGTGGGATTTAAACTCCCGTGAAAAGCTCATTGCCTATGCCGAACAAAACCAAATCCCCGTCCCGACGGATAAGCGCGGCGAAGCGCCTTTTTCTGTCGATGCGAATCTCCTGCATACCTCCAGCGAAGGTAAAGTGCTGGAAGATCCGGCGATGCCATGTCCGGATTATGTCTATCAGCGCACCATCGCGCCCGAAGACGCGCCGGATATACCGACTGAAATCACCATTGGCTTTAAAGCCGGTGATGCGGTCTCCATTAATGGTGAATACATGTCCCCCGCGACTTTGCTGGAAAAACTGAACGTACTTGGCGGCGCAAATGGTATCGGGCGGCTGGATTTAGTAGAGAACAGATTTGTCGGCATGAAATCACGCGGCGTTTATGAGACACCCGGCGGCACTATTCTGCTGGCCGCTCATCGGGGCATAGAATCCATAACCCTTGACCGGGGAGCAGCGCATCTCAAAGACGATTTGATGCCACGTTATGCCGAGCTGATTTATAACGGCTTCTGGTTCTCGCCGGAGCGCGAAATGTTACAAGCCGCCATTGATGCCAGCCAGACACATGTGACCGGTGAGGTAACGCTGAAACTCTATAAAGGATCAGTCGATGTGATCACGCGGCAGTCACCCTATTCGCTTTATTCTGAAGCACATGTCACTTTTGAGGAAGATGCAGTTTACGACCAGAAAGACGCGGAGGGCTTTATCCGCCTCAATGCGTTGCGACTTAAACTGCTCGCCAGGCGGAACGGTTAA
- the folD gene encoding bifunctional methylenetetrahydrofolate dehydrogenase/methenyltetrahydrofolate cyclohydrolase FolD produces MPAAMIDGKAIAEEFRARIGVGVADLKTTHNLTPGLAVVLVGEDPASQVYVRNKGVATKAAGMASFEYRLDKDVSEADLIAQVTALNKDDDVHGILVQFPVPPQITQQTIIETISPSKDVDGLNPVNAGRLASRLDALTPCTPQGSVMLAKQTLGNLEGLHAVIVGRSNLVGKPVAQLLLQENCTVTMAHSRTRDLADLCRTADILVAAVGIPEMVKADWVKPGACVIDVGINRIDAPERGEGKTRLVGDVDFEAVAEIAGHITPVPGGVGPMTIACLLKNTLDAACVQAGLDKINL; encoded by the coding sequence ATGCCTGCTGCGATGATTGACGGTAAGGCGATTGCAGAAGAATTTCGCGCACGTATCGGCGTTGGGGTTGCAGATTTAAAAACAACGCATAATCTGACCCCTGGTCTGGCTGTTGTGTTGGTCGGGGAGGATCCGGCGAGTCAAGTTTACGTCCGCAATAAGGGTGTAGCGACCAAAGCTGCAGGTATGGCTTCATTTGAGTATCGCCTTGATAAAGACGTGTCCGAAGCCGACTTAATCGCACAAGTTACCGCATTAAATAAAGACGATGACGTGCATGGTATTCTGGTGCAGTTCCCTGTGCCGCCTCAGATCACTCAACAAACGATTATCGAAACTATTTCTCCAAGCAAAGATGTGGATGGGTTGAACCCCGTCAATGCCGGTCGCCTCGCCTCGAGATTGGATGCCTTAACACCCTGTACGCCGCAAGGTAGTGTAATGCTTGCCAAGCAGACATTAGGCAATCTTGAAGGTTTGCATGCGGTGATTGTCGGGCGGTCTAATCTTGTCGGCAAACCGGTGGCGCAATTACTCCTGCAAGAAAATTGCACCGTTACGATGGCACATTCAAGAACGCGCGATTTGGCAGATTTATGTCGGACGGCAGATATACTGGTTGCTGCCGTTGGCATACCGGAAATGGTGAAAGCGGATTGGGTCAAGCCGGGGGCTTGTGTGATTGATGTGGGCATTAACCGCATTGATGCACCAGAACGCGGGGAAGGAAAAACCCGTCTGGTTGGCGATGTGGACTTTGAGGCCGTGGCTGAAATTGCAGGGCATATCACGCCCGTTCCTGGCGGGGTCGGGCCGATGACGATTGCGTGTTTGTTGAAAAATACGCTCGATGCCGCTTGTGTGCAGGCCGGACTTGATAAAATAAATCTTTAA
- a CDS encoding YggT family protein, giving the protein MLALLKLIDTIITLYIYVIIASAVMSWLIAFNVINTRNQFVYSFSQAVNSLTEPVYRRIRQFLPPLGGLDLSPVIIILGLMFLRDLMWEIFTPGRF; this is encoded by the coding sequence ATGCTGGCTCTGTTAAAACTTATCGACACGATTATCACGCTTTACATTTATGTCATTATTGCGAGCGCTGTTATGTCATGGCTAATAGCGTTTAATGTCATAAATACCCGTAATCAGTTTGTTTATAGTTTTTCGCAGGCCGTTAACAGTTTAACGGAACCTGTTTATCGTCGTATCAGGCAATTTTTGCCGCCATTGGGAGGGCTTGATCTCTCGCCAGTAATTATAATTTTAGGGTTGATGTTTTTGCGCGATTTAATGTGGGAAATTTTCACGCCCGGCAGGTTTTAA
- a CDS encoding SDR family oxidoreductase, translated as MGRVEGKKAFVTGAGSGLGRAISEMLASEGAKVCVTDINLDSAQATRDAINESNGDGTAFAFAHDVTSESEWQTTLEEGAEAMGGMSILVNNAGIGDGGTIEGTSFELWEKVHKVDLDSVFFGCKYALPYMREDAPSSIVNISSIAGLIAGHNMAAYNSAKAGVWMLSKSVALHCARKNYNIRCNSVHPSFVDTPILDSFTASLDRESLKEKLIRQIPLGRIGEVNDVAYAVLYLASDESKFVTGSELKVDGGISAM; from the coding sequence ATGGGAAGAGTTGAAGGAAAAAAAGCTTTCGTGACAGGCGCGGGTTCGGGTCTTGGACGCGCTATTTCTGAAATGCTAGCCTCTGAGGGTGCTAAAGTTTGCGTAACGGATATTAATCTGGACAGTGCGCAAGCGACACGTGATGCGATTAATGAAAGCAATGGTGATGGGACGGCCTTTGCGTTTGCGCATGATGTTACCAGTGAGTCTGAATGGCAGACAACACTTGAGGAGGGTGCTGAAGCAATGGGCGGAATGAGTATTCTAGTTAATAATGCTGGCATTGGGGATGGCGGCACGATTGAGGGTACGAGTTTCGAACTTTGGGAAAAAGTGCATAAGGTTGATCTCGACTCTGTGTTTTTTGGCTGTAAGTACGCCCTCCCCTACATGCGGGAGGATGCGCCCAGCTCTATTGTGAATATATCGTCCATTGCGGGTCTGATTGCTGGTCACAATATGGCGGCGTATAATTCTGCTAAAGCAGGTGTTTGGATGTTGAGCAAATCTGTCGCCTTGCATTGCGCCCGTAAGAATTACAATATTCGTTGTAATTCTGTGCATCCAAGTTTTGTGGACACGCCCATTTTGGACTCCTTCACGGCTAGTCTTGACCGGGAGTCCCTGAAAGAAAAACTTATTCGTCAAATTCCTCTTGGGCGCATTGGTGAAGTTAACGATGTTGCCTATGCTGTGCTATATCTTGCTAGTGATGAGTCGAAATTTGTCACGGGCTCTGAGTTGAAGGTGGATGGCGGCATTAGTGCTATGTAA
- a CDS encoding TIGR02206 family membrane protein, whose amino-acid sequence MTFTPFEIFTPMHLLTIAITLGLAFFIPLTFRGRREETRYTAGVSIAVVIVYHMMRQTIDTPSFGYPWQQALPLHMCDLSSIAIAVYLVSRQRIYFVIGYFWGIGGATMAIFQPDLQYFYPHITYVPFFVSHGLILLGVFYALIALHERPVARDILTTIGITVCAALILYPINLFLGENANFWYLTAKPQGLNLMTFFPEPPFHLVPIVPLVIFVFCLLYLPFGIRDYIAQNRLGVFLKKLRT is encoded by the coding sequence ATGACCTTTACCCCTTTTGAAATATTTACGCCTATGCACCTGCTGACAATCGCCATTACTTTGGGGCTGGCATTTTTCATTCCGCTTACGTTTCGCGGCCGTAGAGAAGAGACACGCTATACAGCTGGTGTTTCGATTGCAGTTGTCATTGTCTATCATATGATGAGACAGACCATCGATACGCCCTCTTTTGGGTATCCTTGGCAACAGGCCTTGCCGTTACACATGTGCGATTTGTCTTCAATTGCGATTGCGGTCTACCTTGTTTCGCGTCAGCGGATTTATTTTGTGATTGGTTATTTCTGGGGTATTGGCGGCGCGACAATGGCTATTTTTCAGCCTGATTTGCAATATTTTTACCCCCACATTACTTATGTTCCGTTTTTTGTTAGTCATGGTCTAATTTTGTTGGGTGTATTCTATGCGCTTATCGCCTTGCATGAGCGTCCAGTCGCCAGAGATATTCTTACAACGATTGGGATTACGGTTTGTGCGGCACTTATTCTTTATCCGATAAATCTGTTTTTGGGAGAAAATGCAAATTTCTGGTATCTGACAGCAAAACCGCAGGGACTAAATCTTATGACATTCTTCCCCGAGCCGCCATTCCATTTGGTGCCGATTGTGCCGCTGGTCATCTTTGTTTTCTGTTTGCTTTATTTGCCTTTCGGAATCAGGGATTATATTGCTCAAAACCGGTTAGGTGTTTTCTTAAAGAAGCTTCGTACCTGA
- a CDS encoding nuclear transport factor 2 family protein — protein sequence MDNRDIVKSFYGCISGGDAAGLEMLVDENFELIVPNAGGVLTGRYIGKSRFMADIIGTVFGCVNPEDIVFCKNVEIMCAEGDKVVAIAQNEGIASSGKSYNQVYAHIATVRDGKITKLIEFFDTHLANQALWKPSMDDVTPDEVFSFSQIT from the coding sequence ATGGATAATCGAGATATAGTAAAATCGTTTTACGGTTGTATTTCTGGTGGCGATGCGGCTGGCCTTGAAATGCTGGTGGATGAAAACTTTGAACTTATTGTTCCGAATGCGGGTGGGGTTTTGACGGGTCGATATATCGGCAAATCAAGATTTATGGCGGATATTATCGGGACAGTTTTCGGTTGTGTGAACCCCGAAGACATTGTTTTTTGCAAAAATGTCGAAATCATGTGTGCGGAAGGCGACAAGGTTGTTGCCATTGCTCAGAATGAAGGCATTGCGTCGAGTGGCAAAAGTTACAATCAAGTTTACGCGCATATTGCAACAGTCCGGGATGGAAAAATTACCAAGCTGATTGAGTTTTTTGACACGCATCTTGCCAATCAGGCGCTTTGGAAACCGAGCATGGATGATGTGACGCCTGATGAGGTTTTCAGTTTTTCTCAAATCACCTAG
- a CDS encoding PaaI family thioesterase: protein MQEQHFKKLENMYHAAPFQELIKSKLKISEGKAELEMEIDPILHHAADAIHGFVYFKMMDDVAIFAANSLEEEFFLLTSSFNLYFLRPVQSGKIRGVGKVVSRTKTQYIAEAVIYNDENKEIGRGSGTFAMSRKPFADVPGYKLD, encoded by the coding sequence ATGCAAGAACAACATTTCAAAAAACTTGAGAACATGTATCACGCCGCACCCTTTCAGGAGTTAATTAAATCAAAACTGAAAATCTCCGAAGGTAAAGCAGAATTGGAAATGGAAATCGACCCGATACTGCATCATGCCGCAGATGCCATTCATGGCTTTGTGTATTTTAAGATGATGGATGATGTTGCCATTTTTGCCGCCAATTCCTTAGAAGAAGAATTTTTTCTTCTGACCTCAAGTTTCAATCTGTATTTTTTACGGCCAGTTCAGTCAGGAAAAATAAGAGGCGTTGGTAAAGTCGTCAGTAGAACTAAAACTCAATATATTGCCGAGGCTGTTATCTATAATGATGAAAATAAAGAAATCGGGCGCGGTAGTGGTACTTTTGCCATGAGTCGAAAACCTTTCGCCGACGTGCCGGGTTACAAGTTAGACTAA
- a CDS encoding heme biosynthesis protein HemY, whose translation MRRPLFNIILLTLIGVVAIWLGDRPGDLVLRWPGYELRTSVATGIGVTLVIFFILLVLWRGYAWLINWPERFKATRRKQKKARGEAAMAGSLMSLAEGNVAEANRAALEAQNNLPDNGLPLLLAAQAARMDSNHRLAEEKYKALIALPAPTSKQNNPKELGYRGLFSMALAEGKKDEAREHLEHTLAASGTKNKPVWALRGLFQIEAGEGNWQEALKLVDRLVARGGIEKSDAKRLRAVLLVAEGQALALQLTENENAKIRAQGLKLVQRAIILAPDFIPALVLASQLASANMSGSAAHKIIKRIEQLWKRNPHPDLVPAYLALQPGKSALQSLKLVQKLTSKNRTHYESRIALAGAAIKARRWSMARVALREEAETPTRRVCRLMADLEIGENEDAGLAREWMDRALTAGPDACWIGPTGEATSWQAVCPETGQIDAFKWGYPGQMMSSASTGTALIG comes from the coding sequence ATGAGACGGCCTTTGTTCAACATAATTCTCCTGACACTTATTGGTGTTGTGGCTATTTGGCTTGGTGATCGCCCGGGTGATCTGGTGTTGCGCTGGCCGGGATACGAATTGCGTACAAGTGTTGCTACCGGTATCGGGGTAACGCTTGTGATCTTTTTTATCCTTCTGGTTTTGTGGCGCGGTTATGCCTGGCTTATTAACTGGCCGGAAAGGTTCAAAGCCACGCGCCGCAAGCAAAAAAAGGCACGTGGTGAGGCGGCAATGGCAGGTAGTCTCATGTCTTTGGCTGAGGGTAATGTCGCTGAGGCAAATAGAGCTGCGCTAGAGGCACAAAACAATTTACCCGATAATGGCTTACCTTTATTGCTCGCGGCTCAGGCGGCGCGAATGGACAGTAATCATCGTTTAGCAGAAGAAAAATATAAAGCATTGATTGCTTTGCCTGCTCCGACAAGTAAGCAAAACAATCCAAAGGAACTTGGCTATCGTGGTCTATTTTCTATGGCATTGGCGGAAGGAAAAAAAGATGAGGCACGTGAGCATCTGGAACACACGCTCGCCGCATCCGGCACCAAAAATAAACCCGTCTGGGCGCTGCGTGGGCTTTTTCAAATAGAGGCGGGTGAGGGTAATTGGCAGGAGGCGTTAAAACTTGTTGACCGGCTTGTTGCGCGTGGCGGCATTGAAAAGTCTGACGCCAAGCGATTGCGGGCGGTTTTGTTGGTTGCTGAGGGGCAGGCCCTCGCTTTGCAATTAACGGAAAATGAAAACGCCAAGATACGGGCGCAGGGGTTAAAACTTGTCCAACGTGCAATTATTCTCGCTCCAGATTTTATCCCAGCGCTTGTTCTGGCATCTCAGCTTGCCTCGGCAAATATGAGTGGTAGCGCGGCACATAAAATTATTAAACGTATTGAACAGCTTTGGAAGAGAAACCCACACCCAGATTTGGTGCCCGCTTATCTCGCATTACAACCCGGTAAGTCTGCTTTGCAAAGTCTGAAGCTGGTTCAAAAACTCACTTCGAAAAACCGCACACATTATGAAAGTCGTATCGCGCTCGCCGGCGCGGCAATCAAGGCGCGGCGCTGGAGCATGGCGCGTGTTGCTTTGCGTGAAGAAGCCGAAACACCAACGCGGCGCGTATGCCGATTGATGGCTGACCTTGAAATTGGCGAGAATGAGGATGCGGGGCTTGCCCGTGAGTGGATGGACCGCGCCCTAACGGCTGGGCCCGACGCTTGTTGGATTGGCCCGACGGGGGAAGCGACATCATGGCAGGCTGTGTGTCCCGAAACGGGCCAGATTGATGCCTTTAAATGGGGCTATCCGGGGCAGATGATGTCATCGGCTTCTACAGGGACAGCGCTTATAGGATAA